The following are encoded in a window of Desulfopila inferna genomic DNA:
- a CDS encoding TRAP transporter large permease, translating to MVGESAPLIMFLALFVLLIAGVPIAFSLAAVAIVFSYFLWGPGALSILVSAAWGTMNNFVIIAVPLFIYMAYVLQKTNVVEDLYDTFYKWSGALRGGLAIATILVGAALGAVSGVVAAGVIGLGLIGLPQMLKHGYNRRVALGSVLGGGTLGQLIPPSTNMVLYGAVTGVSIGGLFAGGISAGVLLASLYIVYVLIRGLIDPSFAPALPPEERATWKDKVLSLKSVFFPLLLVVIVLGSILLGMASPTEAAAFGAAGALFIGLVKRRLTWDIIYSSCYETLSVTAMVGWMMIGATAFGSVFSGLGGNALVADFAMNMPGGAHMVFVVAALFVFFMGMFLEPGAVIFLAVPIIAPILANLGFEPLWIGLVINVILQSAYISPPFGFSLFYLQGCAPAGIDIIEIYKSSVPLLLLQVICVALIFIFPQIVLWLPKYLLNL from the coding sequence ATGGTTGGTGAATCGGCCCCTCTTATCATGTTTCTGGCCCTGTTCGTTCTGCTTATCGCAGGCGTTCCCATCGCTTTTTCACTTGCCGCGGTGGCAATTGTGTTTTCCTATTTTCTGTGGGGGCCGGGTGCCCTGAGTATTCTGGTTTCCGCAGCCTGGGGGACGATGAACAACTTCGTCATAATCGCTGTTCCCCTGTTCATTTACATGGCATATGTCCTCCAGAAGACCAATGTTGTCGAGGATCTCTATGATACCTTTTATAAATGGTCGGGGGCCTTACGGGGTGGTCTCGCCATAGCGACAATTCTGGTCGGCGCGGCCCTCGGGGCTGTTTCGGGTGTAGTGGCAGCCGGGGTTATCGGCCTGGGACTCATCGGCCTTCCGCAAATGCTCAAGCACGGCTACAACCGCAGGGTTGCTCTGGGTTCGGTATTGGGGGGAGGAACCCTTGGCCAGCTCATCCCCCCCAGTACCAATATGGTCCTCTACGGCGCTGTAACAGGTGTTTCCATCGGTGGACTCTTCGCAGGAGGTATTTCCGCAGGTGTTCTGCTTGCCTCGCTGTATATCGTTTACGTGTTAATCAGGGGGCTGATCGATCCCTCTTTCGCTCCTGCACTCCCGCCGGAGGAGAGGGCCACCTGGAAAGATAAAGTTCTTTCCTTAAAAAGCGTCTTTTTTCCGTTGCTCCTTGTCGTTATCGTTCTTGGCTCCATCCTTCTGGGAATGGCCAGCCCCACCGAAGCAGCGGCATTCGGCGCTGCCGGCGCCCTCTTTATCGGACTGGTAAAAAGGCGGCTGACCTGGGATATAATCTACTCTTCCTGTTATGAGACTCTCAGCGTTACGGCCATGGTTGGTTGGATGATGATCGGGGCAACTGCCTTCGGTTCGGTTTTTTCCGGTCTCGGCGGAAACGCTCTGGTGGCTGATTTTGCCATGAATATGCCGGGCGGGGCACATATGGTCTTTGTAGTCGCGGCACTTTTCGTCTTTTTCATGGGTATGTTCCTCGAACCCGGCGCCGTTATTTTTCTTGCTGTTCCTATAATTGCGCCCATCCTTGCCAATCTTGGATTTGAACCGCTATGGATTGGCCTCGTCATTAATGTCATTCTGCAGAGTGCCTATATTTCCCCGCCTTTCGGGTTCAGCCTTTTCTACCTGCAAGGATGCGCACCTGCCGGCATAGATATAATTGAGATCTACAAGTCCAGCGTGCCTCTTCTGCTTCTGCAGGTGATATGTGTTGCATTGATTTTCATTTTTCCTCAAATCGTTTTGTGGTTACCAAAGTATCTGCTTAATCTATAA
- a CDS encoding TRAP transporter small permease subunit yields the protein MERFGKLVSLLILPLIAIIVYSALMSYFFKSPPMWTFEMSMFFFGSFFMLGAAYCHLEKKHVAVDVLSRHLPVKYQKALGIFTEVVVLFVALVFIYVSVPTAWQATLIGERSVHQTPFNPPVWWFRWIIPISCALIALQAFVDILALILKKPDNTSSR from the coding sequence ATGGAGCGATTTGGAAAGCTGGTCTCACTTCTCATTCTACCTCTTATCGCTATTATCGTGTATAGCGCTCTGATGTCGTATTTTTTCAAATCCCCTCCTATGTGGACATTCGAGATGTCCATGTTCTTTTTCGGCTCTTTTTTCATGCTTGGCGCGGCGTATTGCCACCTGGAGAAAAAGCATGTGGCTGTTGATGTGCTCAGTCGCCATCTTCCCGTTAAATACCAAAAGGCCCTCGGCATCTTTACAGAGGTCGTTGTGCTTTTTGTGGCCCTCGTTTTTATTTATGTCAGCGTTCCCACTGCCTGGCAGGCGACTCTTATCGGGGAACGGTCGGTCCACCAGACTCCATTCAACCCCCCGGTCTGGTGGTTCCGGTGGATTATTCCAATTTCCTGCGCCTTGATAGCATTGCAGGCCTTTGTGGATATTCTTGCTCTTATATTGAAAAAACCTGATAATACGTCGTCTCGTTGA
- a CDS encoding TRAP transporter substrate-binding protein, with the protein MKKTLMIFVSVFVLMLGTQTAFAKVKWRLVTHAMPGTEQQRIAEVFCETVETLSGGEISITPYPAGVLFPVFETFDSLANGIVNVGMVYSAYWPGKDPLFNFTTQPGSPLSTYAEGAYLIEKLEPWFEKLYAKHRMTYLGHAMVSPIYEQLMAVVPIDSIDKLEGLRVRSSGMGGKFYQALGATTVSLSAPDIYTAFQTKGIEAAEWTFWDENMRMGFHEVVSHVLDPAVHNGTTEYFPLVVNTRSWEALTPEQQDIIIAARDRIRYLSAMVYNREIMAREQWKEMPNINIVSWSPKDEARARSIGHKIVFEEAQKSPEGQEFLEIYRSVLWDLGHKEDAKELGYKE; encoded by the coding sequence ATGAAAAAGACTCTAATGATTTTTGTTTCGGTATTTGTGTTGATGCTGGGAACACAGACAGCTTTTGCTAAAGTGAAATGGAGACTGGTGACGCATGCCATGCCCGGAACAGAACAGCAGCGAATAGCCGAAGTGTTCTGCGAGACGGTGGAAACCCTCTCGGGGGGAGAGATTTCCATTACCCCTTACCCGGCCGGTGTACTTTTCCCTGTTTTTGAGACCTTCGACAGTCTTGCCAACGGCATAGTGAATGTCGGTATGGTGTATAGCGCCTATTGGCCCGGCAAAGATCCACTCTTTAATTTTACCACTCAGCCGGGCTCTCCCCTGAGCACCTACGCCGAAGGCGCCTACCTTATTGAAAAACTCGAGCCCTGGTTCGAAAAACTCTATGCAAAGCACAGAATGACCTATCTGGGGCACGCCATGGTGAGCCCGATCTATGAGCAGCTTATGGCGGTTGTTCCCATCGATTCCATCGATAAGCTGGAGGGTTTGAGAGTTCGTTCTTCCGGTATGGGAGGAAAATTCTATCAGGCTCTAGGGGCTACCACAGTTTCTCTTTCCGCTCCTGATATCTATACGGCTTTCCAGACCAAAGGCATAGAGGCCGCGGAATGGACATTCTGGGATGAAAACATGCGGATGGGATTTCACGAGGTCGTTTCCCATGTGCTCGATCCGGCCGTTCATAACGGAACCACTGAATACTTCCCGCTGGTGGTAAACACCCGCAGCTGGGAGGCCCTTACCCCGGAACAGCAAGACATTATAATCGCAGCTCGGGACAGAATCCGCTATCTATCCGCCATGGTGTATAACCGGGAGATTATGGCCCGTGAGCAATGGAAAGAAATGCCCAACATCAATATAGTCAGCTGGAGCCCAAAAGACGAAGCGAGAGCCCGCAGCATCGGCCACAAAATTGTCTTCGAGGAGGCGCAGAAAAGCCCTGAAGGGCAGGAATTCCTGGAAATCTACCGTTCCGTCCTCTGGGATCTCGGCCACAAGGAAGATGCCAAGGAGCTGGGCTATAAAGAGTAA